The Mustelus asterias unplaced genomic scaffold, sMusAst1.hap1.1 HAP1_SCAFFOLD_951, whole genome shotgun sequence genome includes a region encoding these proteins:
- the LOC144487655 gene encoding purine nucleoside phosphorylase-like codes for YTYEQYKGTADWLLAKTNHRPTLAIICGSGLGGLADSLKDAIIFNYCDVPNFPQSTVSGHAGRLVFGSLNGKMCVCMQGRFHLYEGHPVWKTTFPIRVFRLMGVETLIVTNASGGLNPDYKVGDIMLIKDHINLPGFAGINPLIGANEDKFGERFPCMSDAYDKELRRLAFDVSRDLGLHGIVREGVYCALAGPSYETIAECRMLRTLGADAVGMSTTHEVIVARHCKLRVFGLSLVTNKVVVDYESEERANHEEVLQTGKHSAELLEKLLTHIVMRMDCNTNMS; via the exons ATACACTTATGAACAGTACAAGGGGACAGCTGATTGGCTGTTAGCGAAGACCAATCACAGACCAACACTTGCGATTATCTGTGGATCCGGTTTGGGCGGACTCGCTGATTCGTTGAAGGATGCAATCATCTTCAACTACTGCGATGTCCCCAACTTCCCCCAGAGCACAG TGTCGGGACACGCCGGCCGCCTGGTGTTTGGGTCTCTCAATGGGAAGATGTGTGTTTGTATGCAAGGTCGCTTCCACCTCTACGAGGGACACCCCGTTTggaag ACGACGTTCCCAATCCGGGTGTTCCGGCTGATGGGAGTGGAGACTCTGATCGTCACCAACGCCTCCGGGGGCCTGAACCCCGATTACAAAGTGGGAGACATCATGTTGATCAAGGATCACATCAACCTCCCCGGATTCGCCGGAATCAACCCCCTGATCGGAGCCAATGAAGACAA GTTTGGCGAGCGGTTCCCGTGCATGTCCGACGCATACGACAAAGAACTCCGGAGACTGGCGTTCGATGTGTCCCGCGACCTGGGATTACACGGCATCGTACGTGAGGGGGTCTACTGCGCACTGGCGGGACCTTCCTACGAAACCATCGCGGAGTGTCGCATGCTCCGGACCCTGGGAGCAGATGCTGTCG gaaTGAGCACCACGCACGAGGTGATCGTCGCGCGCCATTGCAAACTCCGGGTCTTTGGGCTCTCATTGGTCACTAACAAGGTTGTGGTGGACTACGAGAGTGAAGAGAGAGCCAATCATGAGGAGGTTCTGCAGACTGGGAAGCACAGTGCGGAGCTGTTGGAGAAACTGTTGACGCACATCGTAATGAGGATGGACTGTAACACTAACATGTCCTGA